Genomic window (Verrucomicrobiia bacterium):
GAGTGTCGTGATTGCGGCGAGGCTTCCGATAAACCAAATAATCCGTGCGCCCGGCGAATGCCGCAATGCGTAACGGAAAACAACGATTAAAGGTGAATCCATGCGAAAGCTTGCTTGCTTGCTCCCGCTATTGCTTACTTCCGGGGCAGCTTCAGCGCAATCCAATGTGACAGTGTATGGCCTGCTCGATGTCGCCGTCAGCGTGACAGACGCCGGCGGCGCCGCGCTCCGGCAAAAGGAAATGACTTCCGGGGTAGGGCTCGGGAGCAGAATCGGATTTCGGGGCACCGAAGATCTGGGCGGGGGCCTGAAGGCGAATTTCGTTCTTGAGAACGGATTCAACCCCGACACGGGAACGATCGGCCAGGGCGGCGTGCTGTTTGGCCGTCAGGCATGGGTGGGCCTGGCATCGTCCTCGCTCAGTGTTTCGTTCGGACGCCAGTACTCGCCCATGCTGCTGACCCTGGCAACCACGGATCCCGGCAGCCAGGGCTACTGGGGCAACAATCAGGGAACGGGCAACGCGCTGTATCAAAGTCCCGGTTCGGGCGCCGGATCAGGCGGACACCAGGCGACGGGGCGCATCAACAATTCGATTCTCCTTACCGGCACCTCCGGGGCGCTTTCCGGCCGCTTGATGCTGGGGCTGGGCGATGAAAACCCCGCCGGGTCGGGCCGTCTTGTCGGCGCCAGCGGCAACTACGCATCGGGCCCGGTCCTGCTGTCCGCCGCCGTTACCCGGTTCCGCCAGTACGCATCCACCATCGTCGCCGGCGCCGAGCCGGACTGGCAAACGGAATAC
Coding sequences:
- a CDS encoding porin, producing MRKLACLLPLLLTSGAASAQSNVTVYGLLDVAVSVTDAGGAALRQKEMTSGVGLGSRIGFRGTEDLGGGLKANFVLENGFNPDTGTIGQGGVLFGRQAWVGLASSSLSVSFGRQYSPMLLTLATTDPGSQGYWGNNQGTGNALYQSPGSGAGSGGHQATGRINNSILLTGTSGALSGRLMLGLGDENPAGSGRLVGASGNYASGPVLLSAAVTRFRQYASTIVAGAEPDWQTEY